In Phaseolus vulgaris cultivar G19833 chromosome 10, P. vulgaris v2.0, whole genome shotgun sequence, a single genomic region encodes these proteins:
- the LOC137818954 gene encoding pentatricopeptide repeat-containing protein At2g17670, whose protein sequence is MGKIPPSFRSAIGNPNIRNPSSLFRPQPPSSPSKPPSLKKQSPKPIPKPNPIFKSPNLEDAKKIFDSIANSSKDPRFPNSLLHSYAKIAASTTDSVKFLHHITKTLPSFSPDRSTFHILLSHSCANPNSNSNSSSNSAISAIHQTLNSMHAAGVTPDAATADVAIRALCSAGHLDHAIELVNEFASKHCLPDTYTFNFLVKHLCKARALSSVYDFIDEMREKFGVKPDLVTYTILIDNVCNGKNLREAMRLVSVLHEEGFKPDCFVYNTIMKGYCVLSRGSEAIEVYNKMKEEGVEPDLVTYNTLIFGLSKSGRVVEAKKLLRVMAEKGYFPDEVTYTTLMNGMCRKGEVLAALALLGEMEGKGCSPNECTYNTLLHGLCKARLLEKAIEFYGVIKEGGLKFDTASYGTFVRALCRDGRVAEAYEVFDYAVESKSLTDVAAYSTLESTLKWLKKAKEQGLAV, encoded by the coding sequence ATGGGGAAAATTCCTCCTTCATTCCGCTCTGCAATCGGAAACCCTAACATTCGAAACCCTTCTTCTCTGTTCCGTCCTCAACCACCTTCTTCTCCCTCCAAACCGCCCTCTCTCAAGAAACAGTCCCCAAAACCCATCCCTAAACCAAATCCTATCTTCAAATCCCCAAATCTCGAAGACGCCAAGAAAATCTTCGACTCCATTGCCAATTCCTCCAAAGACCCTCGCTTCCCCAATTCCCTCCTCCACTCCTACGCCAAAATCGCCGCCTCCACCACCGACTCCGTCAAATTCCTCCACCACATCACCAAAACCCTCCCTTCCTTTTCCCCCGATCGTTCCACCTTCCACATTCTCCTTTCCCACTCCTGCGCCAACCCCAATTCCAATTCCAATTCCAGTTCCAATTCCGCTATCTCCGCAATACACCAAACCCTAAATTCAATGCACGCCGCCGGCGTCACTCCGGATGCCGCCACGGCCGATGTTGCGATCCGCGCCTTATGCTCTGCCGGTCACCTTGACCACGCCATTGAATTGGTCAATGAATTCGCCTCCAAACACTGCCTTCCGGACACCTACACCTTCAATTTCCTTGTCAAGCACCTCTGCAAAGCCCGCGCCCTATCCAGTGTTTACGACTTCATCGACGAAATGCGCGAAAAATTCGGTGTAAAGCCTGATCTTGTTACCTACACTATATTGATTGACAATGTGTGTAATGGTAAGAACTTGAGGGAGGCAATGAGGTTGGTGAGTGTGCTTCATGAGGAAGGGTTCAAGCCTGATTGCTTTGTGTATAACACGATTATGAAAGGGTATTGTGTGCTGAGTAGAGGGAGTGAGGCGATTGAGGTTTATAACAAGATGAAGGAGGAAGGGGTGGAGCCTGATCTTGTCACTTACAACACTTTGATTTTTGGGTTGTCCAAGTCGGGGAGGGTGGTGGAGGCCAAGAAGCTGCTGCGTGTGATGGCGGAGAAGGGTTATTTTCCTGATGAGGTGACTTATACTACATTGATGAATGGGATGTGTAGGAAGGGGGAGGTGCTGGCGGCGCTGGCATTGTTGGGGGAGATGGAGGGGAAGGGGTGCAGCCCCAATGAATGCACATACAACACACTGCTGCACGGGTTGTGCAAGGCGAGGTTGTTGGAGAAGGCAATTGAGTTCTATGGGGTGATCAAGGAGGGTGGTTTGAAGTTTGATACGGCTTCTTATGGGACATTTGTGAGGGCACTGTGTAGGGATGGGAGAGTTGCCGAGGCTTATGAGGTGTTTGATTATGCTGTTGAGAGCAAGAGCTTGACTGATGTTGCTGCTTACTCGACGCTGGAGAGCACACTTAAGTGGCTCAAGAAGGCTAAAGAACAAGGGCTTGCTGTTTAG